The following proteins come from a genomic window of Lujinxingia sediminis:
- a CDS encoding HigA family addiction module antitoxin: MLERSLTRVRTRKPTTPGEVLLEEFLKPAGISQSAFARHLGCDVKTINRLVRGHTSLDVGMARRIAAAVNTSAQFWINLQQAVDLFEAEHCGEELPEVLDAFKR, from the coding sequence ATGTTAGAGCGCTCCCTAACCCGCGTCCGCACCCGCAAACCCACCACCCCCGGCGAAGTCCTGCTGGAGGAGTTCCTCAAACCGGCCGGGATCTCGCAGAGCGCGTTTGCCCGCCACCTGGGCTGCGACGTGAAGACGATCAACCGCCTGGTGCGCGGGCATACCTCGCTGGACGTGGGGATGGCGCGGCGCATCGCGGCGGCGGTGAACACGTCGGCGCAGTTCTGGATCAACCTCCAGCAGGCCGTGGATCTCTTCGAGGCCGAGCATTGCGGCGAGGAGCTGCCCGAGGTGTTGGACGCATTTAAAAGGTAA
- a CDS encoding type II toxin-antitoxin system RelE/ParE family toxin produces the protein MAIQSFGDSTTEAFFFSGRLPSKGCGWKRQSRVVARKLDMLEAATDVTDLRIPPSNRLEKLSGDRKAWHSIRINAQWRIVFVWTEEGPAQVQVVDYH, from the coding sequence ATGGCCATCCAGTCCTTTGGCGACAGCACCACCGAAGCGTTCTTCTTTTCCGGCCGGTTGCCGTCCAAGGGCTGCGGCTGGAAGCGACAGAGCAGGGTGGTTGCGCGCAAGCTCGATATGCTGGAGGCCGCGACTGACGTGACGGATTTGCGCATCCCACCGAGCAATCGGCTGGAGAAGCTCAGCGGCGACCGAAAAGCGTGGCATAGCATTCGAATCAACGCTCAGTGGCGCATCGTATTTGTCTGGACCGAAGAGGGCCCGGCTCAGGTTCAGGTCGTCGACTACCATTGA
- a CDS encoding RES family NAD+ phosphorylase, whose product MPKLPRTPPSVEALREIGPDIYAFSGGESLLRIYSRGGDYPCEWGSFRRFGPVNARFDHHPAPAQLHREHGIYYAALELTTCLAETFQDTRIISLSRRSPWLVMFAPTRTLNLLDLTGSWPTRVGASMKINTGPRSITRAWSRHFYMAFPEVDGLYYASSMHAHRPCVALYERAMASMPVAPQFRCALHDPVLLGDVKRSAAAIGYKVIP is encoded by the coding sequence TTGCCAAAACTTCCACGTACGCCGCCCTCGGTGGAGGCGCTGCGCGAGATAGGTCCCGATATCTACGCGTTTTCAGGTGGGGAGAGTCTGCTGCGCATCTACTCGCGGGGAGGCGACTATCCCTGTGAGTGGGGTAGTTTTCGCCGCTTCGGCCCCGTGAATGCGCGCTTTGATCATCATCCAGCGCCGGCGCAACTCCATCGGGAGCATGGGATCTACTACGCGGCTCTGGAACTCACGACCTGCCTGGCCGAGACCTTTCAGGACACGCGCATCATCTCGCTGAGCCGCCGGTCACCGTGGCTCGTTATGTTTGCGCCCACGCGTACGCTCAACCTTCTCGACCTCACCGGAAGTTGGCCCACACGCGTAGGTGCCTCGATGAAGATCAACACGGGGCCTCGTTCGATCACGCGCGCGTGGTCGCGGCACTTCTATATGGCGTTTCCCGAGGTGGACGGCCTTTATTACGCCTCGTCGATGCACGCCCATCGCCCCTGTGTGGCGCTTTATGAGAGGGCGATGGCTTCGATGCCCGTGGCGCCGCAATTTAGGTGCGCTCTCCATGACCCTGTGCTTCTCGGAGATGTGAAACGAAGCGCGGCGGCGATTGGATATAAAGTCATCCCCTGA
- a CDS encoding HdeD family acid-resistance protein yields MATTIQERVAYENWGWMLARGVSALLLGLLLLVLPGPTLAVLVILLATLLLVDGIIALVYAISGGRTARGKAWPLVGVGVAGIGAAVITYVWPQMTLGVLMLILAIWAMIRGALEVVAYLELRETFQGSWLLGLSGVLTFFFGIALVVWPAVGLRMLFWIVGGYALLAGVVFLGLAWQMNRALHGGQRTLDTSPPDRPGDFTPT; encoded by the coding sequence ATGGCCACGACGATTCAGGAGCGCGTTGCGTACGAGAACTGGGGTTGGATGCTGGCACGCGGCGTAAGCGCCCTGCTGCTCGGGTTGCTACTCCTGGTCTTGCCGGGCCCCACCCTGGCCGTGCTGGTGATTCTCCTGGCGACCCTTTTATTGGTCGATGGGATCATCGCGCTGGTCTACGCGATCAGCGGCGGGCGGACCGCCCGGGGCAAGGCCTGGCCCCTGGTAGGGGTCGGGGTGGCCGGGATCGGCGCGGCTGTGATCACCTACGTCTGGCCTCAGATGACGCTCGGAGTTCTGATGCTGATCCTGGCCATCTGGGCGATGATCCGCGGGGCGCTGGAGGTGGTCGCCTATCTGGAATTGCGCGAGACCTTTCAGGGCAGCTGGCTCCTGGGGCTGAGTGGCGTGTTGACCTTCTTCTTCGGAATCGCCCTCGTCGTCTGGCCCGCGGTGGGGCTTCGTATGCTCTTCTGGATCGTCGGGGGGTATGCGCTTCTTGCCGGCGTGGTGTTCCTGGGGCTGGCCTGGCAGATGAACCGCGCGCTTCACGGTGGCCAGCGCACGCTCGATACCTCGCCGCCCGACCGCCCCGGGGACTTTACGCCGACCTGA
- a CDS encoding helix-turn-helix domain-containing protein, with protein MSFASSSASGDLLEPYAVPNALVELVRSAESWLVIVSPYFDPWRHLRDALVDAREAGVKIKFLIREDQMREKQVIRHFRDLELKPLALKRLHAKIYISDKKALLTSMNLYAGSRESVEFGLCIDRQRHAELYEAVFRQAYSLLKKSELVELPSPKPRGAPVQKAAPVQKAAPVQKAASVQKAAPVQKAAQAKTWTPPAKAVASISAPAQSAAKGAASCTEVDEEALKRLSKTQAESYRLWCEKHSVHRVAKERQCTESTIRYHLAAAIEVGLIPVEHVVTEKQRNIIAEAIGRVGPNAGQGAIVKTSQGPVCYGEVACVLAAMKLLRCRAPQVPSAPGRR; from the coding sequence ATGAGTTTTGCATCAAGCAGCGCGTCGGGAGACCTTCTGGAGCCTTATGCCGTGCCCAACGCCCTGGTGGAGCTTGTGCGTTCGGCGGAGAGCTGGCTGGTGATCGTCTCGCCATATTTCGACCCCTGGCGTCACCTGCGCGACGCCCTGGTGGATGCGCGGGAGGCCGGGGTCAAAATCAAGTTTCTGATCCGCGAGGATCAGATGCGGGAGAAGCAGGTCATCCGCCATTTTCGGGATCTGGAGCTCAAGCCCCTGGCGCTGAAAAGGCTGCACGCCAAGATCTACATCAGCGATAAAAAGGCGCTCCTCACCTCGATGAACCTCTACGCGGGCAGCCGCGAGAGCGTGGAGTTCGGGCTCTGCATCGACCGCCAGAGGCACGCGGAGCTCTACGAAGCGGTCTTTCGCCAGGCGTATAGCCTCCTTAAAAAGTCGGAGCTTGTGGAGCTTCCTTCGCCGAAGCCACGGGGTGCGCCAGTGCAGAAGGCCGCGCCAGTGCAAAAGGCCGCGCCAGTGCAGAAGGCTGCGTCAGTGCAGAAGGCTGCGCCAGTGCAGAAGGCCGCGCAGGCAAAGACGTGGACACCCCCGGCGAAGGCTGTGGCGAGTATCAGCGCGCCGGCACAAAGCGCGGCGAAGGGGGCGGCGTCATGTACTGAGGTGGATGAAGAGGCGTTGAAACGTCTCTCCAAAACCCAGGCTGAGAGTTATCGGCTTTGGTGCGAAAAACACTCCGTTCACAGGGTCGCGAAAGAGCGTCAGTGCACCGAAAGCACCATCCGTTATCACCTGGCCGCCGCCATCGAGGTGGGCCTGATTCCCGTCGAGCACGTTGTTACGGAGAAGCAACGCAACATCATCGCGGAGGCCATAGGCAGGGTCGGCCCGAACGCCGGGCAGGGCGCGATCGTCAAAACGAGTCAGGGGCCGGTGTGTTACGGGGAAGTCGCCTGTGTATTGGCTGCAATGAAGTTACTACGATGCCGAGCGCCCCAGGTGCCGAGCGCCCCAGGACGACGCTGA
- a CDS encoding pentapeptide repeat-containing protein translates to MKNSKILLTTLATTIACATPAPSSTDQDKVLPPAEPPTLALAEERQAFEDALVDYLRVLAPGESPLEEESHAIFRDEKGPGLRRLIADAEDFFVASQGDHEVFGWHLYRKTQASLSFHCVFPLALYPEGIPQEVQDKMRESNDASMLSGIERHVYKFEPFIAEASPSWREHLENAFELMSVEDTSAAELCQATRHLWHPDEFQPFTELVSPEPPTYVDAPEALLARLNPKTPPLTDEEALASPGVVGAQMLTEEALEAMRESDEVFLIFLGGAGCNPSVNFARWAAPVFEEHGLIDRTFVVSFRHPSTAILQSIYGARLATPTLIALKRGVPVDYRIGGFQEDTIDRYAPNFLIQNGFIDGEVTVERDFRERSADEIRLWLKRSGGVSVFTNLSGADLQNIAHPHASFSGSILRDVDLRGAALPNVNFAHADLTGANLEGADVEGALWHQTTCPDGSMSEEHGESCEGTW, encoded by the coding sequence ATGAAGAACTCAAAAATCCTCCTCACCACACTCGCCACCACCATCGCTTGCGCCACCCCCGCGCCGTCCAGCACCGACCAGGACAAGGTGTTGCCGCCGGCCGAGCCACCCACCCTCGCGCTCGCTGAGGAACGCCAGGCCTTTGAAGACGCGCTTGTCGACTACCTTCGCGTGCTCGCCCCCGGCGAGTCCCCGCTGGAGGAGGAGAGCCACGCTATCTTTAGGGATGAAAAGGGCCCCGGCCTGCGGCGATTGATCGCCGACGCCGAAGATTTCTTTGTCGCATCCCAAGGCGATCACGAAGTTTTTGGCTGGCATCTTTACCGAAAAACCCAGGCATCTCTGAGTTTTCATTGTGTTTTTCCGCTCGCGCTTTACCCCGAAGGCATCCCGCAAGAGGTGCAAGATAAGATGCGTGAGAGCAACGACGCATCCATGCTTTCCGGCATCGAGCGCCATGTCTATAAATTTGAACCTTTCATCGCCGAAGCATCACCGTCCTGGCGTGAACATCTTGAAAACGCGTTTGAGCTTATGTCTGTCGAAGACACCTCCGCCGCCGAGCTCTGCCAGGCCACCCGTCACCTCTGGCACCCCGACGAATTTCAACCCTTCACCGAGCTCGTGAGCCCCGAGCCCCCCACCTACGTCGACGCCCCGGAAGCCCTGCTCGCCAGACTCAACCCCAAAACCCCGCCCCTCACCGACGAAGAGGCCCTGGCCTCCCCGGGCGTCGTAGGCGCGCAGATGCTCACCGAAGAGGCCCTTGAGGCCATGCGCGAGAGCGACGAAGTCTTTTTGATTTTCCTGGGCGGCGCCGGGTGTAACCCTTCCGTAAACTTCGCCCGCTGGGCAGCGCCGGTCTTCGAGGAGCACGGGCTTATTGACCGCACCTTTGTAGTCTCGTTCAGGCACCCTTCGACGGCGATCTTGCAGTCGATCTATGGCGCTCGGCTGGCGACGCCCACGCTGATCGCACTAAAACGCGGCGTCCCGGTGGACTACCGCATCGGTGGCTTTCAGGAGGATACCATCGACCGCTACGCCCCGAATTTTCTCATTCAAAACGGCTTTATCGATGGCGAGGTCACGGTCGAGAGAGACTTTCGCGAGAGGAGCGCCGACGAGATTCGCCTCTGGCTCAAGCGCAGCGGGGGCGTGAGCGTCTTTACGAACCTCAGCGGCGCCGATCTGCAAAACATCGCGCATCCCCACGCCAGCTTCTCCGGCTCCATCCTGCGTGACGTCGATCTGCGGGGCGCCGCCCTTCCCAACGTCAACTTCGCCCACGCCGACCTCACCGGCGCAAACCTGGAGGGCGCCGACGTCGAAGGCGCCCTCTGGCACCAGACGACCTGCCCCGATGGCTCGATGAGCGAGGAGCATGGCGAGTCGTGTGAGGGGACGTGGTAA
- a CDS encoding DUF2262 domain-containing protein: MMVELASIREIVGLVGLRGVGGYRVPPDDTWSVDFSLDWWRDPSGELRKEPLKVTIKVKSHSEVQSVQSVIRSCHIYRFRVRLADDGSRAELVEPEGTPVEDEVLFQRAEELKQPVTVENDVFGTLTFDSVLGWYEVRYVWNAKDIVLYLSTEHEEGLEELLDAVTTFGARQAQWDRRVRKYAASQLLELRNTVWRHDDEDVLSEDEFMRSMIPEAITMYPGGRFEMSFDDGGGVLGHLIMVGGCLDGAFEYADICG, from the coding sequence ATGATGGTCGAGCTTGCATCGATAAGGGAAATTGTTGGCCTGGTTGGATTACGTGGCGTGGGTGGATATCGAGTTCCTCCAGATGATACCTGGTCAGTGGACTTCAGCCTCGATTGGTGGCGAGATCCGTCGGGAGAGCTTCGGAAAGAGCCACTGAAAGTGACGATAAAGGTGAAGAGCCATTCCGAGGTTCAGAGCGTTCAAAGTGTCATTCGCTCCTGCCATATTTATCGGTTTCGTGTGCGTCTTGCAGATGACGGAAGTCGGGCCGAGCTGGTGGAGCCAGAAGGAACGCCCGTGGAAGATGAGGTGCTCTTCCAACGTGCCGAAGAGCTCAAACAGCCGGTGACCGTCGAAAACGATGTCTTCGGAACCCTCACCTTCGATTCCGTGTTGGGATGGTACGAGGTGCGATACGTCTGGAATGCGAAGGACATTGTTCTTTATCTTTCTACGGAACATGAGGAAGGGTTGGAGGAGCTTTTAGACGCAGTCACCACATTCGGAGCCCGGCAAGCTCAATGGGATCGTCGGGTACGAAAGTATGCAGCATCCCAATTGCTGGAGCTTCGGAATACTGTGTGGCGACACGATGATGAAGATGTTCTCTCCGAGGATGAGTTCATGCGCTCCATGATCCCGGAAGCGATCACAATGTATCCGGGGGGGCGATTCGAAATGTCTTTTGATGATGGGGGGGGGGTCCTCGGCCATCTTATTATGGTGGGCGGGTGTCTGGATGGGGCTTTCGAGTACGCAGATATCTGTGGGTGA
- a CDS encoding CvfB family protein, with protein MNIGQHSILTVISKGAEGYVLEGAGARERVTLPRREAGEELEIGEHVRVFVYLDSDDEPVATTREPKARVGQCAWLRVKEVNRIGAFLEWGLPRDLFAPFAEQVGRMKEGRSYVVHLYLDNTGRIAASQKIDAFLSTEGKNFRAGDEVELLLWERSDLGFKAVIDHTHLGMLFQRQMIGDLRPGQSLRGYILEVRPDGKINLSLQRHTPAARDALQTAILDHLKAHGGVSTLTDKSSPDAIFKAFGVSKKNFKKALGGLYREKVIVIGEGEVRLA; from the coding sequence ATGAACATCGGCCAACACTCCATTCTCACCGTGATCTCCAAAGGCGCCGAGGGCTACGTCCTCGAAGGTGCCGGCGCGCGCGAGCGCGTCACCCTGCCCCGGCGAGAGGCCGGAGAGGAGCTTGAGATCGGGGAGCACGTGCGGGTCTTTGTGTATCTGGACTCCGACGATGAGCCCGTGGCGACGACGCGGGAGCCCAAAGCGCGCGTGGGGCAGTGTGCGTGGCTGCGGGTCAAAGAGGTCAACCGCATCGGGGCGTTTCTGGAGTGGGGGCTGCCCCGGGATCTTTTTGCGCCTTTTGCCGAGCAGGTCGGGCGGATGAAGGAGGGGCGCTCCTATGTGGTGCATCTCTACCTGGATAACACCGGGCGGATTGCGGCTTCGCAGAAGATCGACGCCTTTCTCTCGACCGAGGGCAAGAACTTTCGGGCGGGCGATGAGGTCGAGCTTTTGCTCTGGGAGCGCAGCGACCTGGGGTTCAAGGCGGTGATCGACCACACCCATCTGGGGATGCTCTTTCAGCGGCAGATGATCGGTGATCTGCGGCCCGGGCAGTCGCTGCGCGGCTATATTCTGGAGGTGCGGCCCGACGGGAAGATCAACCTGAGCCTGCAGCGCCACACCCCGGCAGCCCGCGACGCGTTGCAGACGGCGATTCTCGACCATCTCAAGGCCCACGGCGGGGTCTCCACCCTCACCGACAAGAGCTCGCCGGACGCCATCTTTAAGGCCTTCGGGGTGAGTAAGAAGAATTTTAAGAAGGCGCTGGGCGGGCTGTATCGCGAAAAGGTGATTGTGATCGGCGAGGGGGAGGTGCGTTTAGCTTGA
- a CDS encoding type II toxin-antitoxin system RelE family toxin — protein sequence MAYDIELSTAAAKTLRKMDPQIRRRLVPAIEALADDPRPDGVKKLKGREALWRVRVGDFRIIYEIEDAKLIIYVLHVANRKDAY from the coding sequence ATGGCATACGACATCGAACTTTCGACGGCGGCAGCCAAGACGCTGAGAAAAATGGATCCCCAGATTCGGCGTCGACTCGTCCCGGCGATCGAAGCCCTGGCCGACGACCCCAGGCCCGATGGCGTAAAGAAGCTCAAAGGGAGAGAGGCTCTCTGGAGGGTTCGGGTGGGTGATTTTCGTATCATTTACGAAATTGAAGACGCGAAGCTGATTATCTACGTCCTTCACGTGGCCAACCGGAAGGACGCCTACTAG
- a CDS encoding type II toxin-antitoxin system Phd/YefM family antitoxin: MTNQLSVTELRQNFSDSLNRVSYAGERLILHRNGKPSAALISCEDLELLEALEDQLDIKAALKARKEGGRVKWTDLKKELGLDDE, translated from the coding sequence ATGACCAATCAGCTATCCGTCACCGAACTGCGCCAGAACTTCTCGGACAGCCTCAACCGTGTTTCCTACGCCGGAGAAAGGCTGATCCTCCACCGCAACGGGAAGCCCTCCGCCGCGCTGATCTCGTGCGAAGACCTGGAGTTGCTGGAAGCACTCGAAGATCAGCTCGACATCAAAGCCGCGCTTAAAGCGCGCAAAGAGGGTGGGCGAGTCAAGTGGACCGACCTCAAAAAAGAGCTCGGCCTGGACGACGAATAA
- the recD gene encoding exodeoxyribonuclease V subunit alpha, producing MTQLDLLGERAGEQAQDGAEEREVSGARGVFARAFRVDASLLSARDVSSLADHLDGQGISKARFNLALNLVSMQRDLSASEHRALLMVVLASILAQSMGSTYMPLDEDGGAYLKATLTQLLPQPVPAGWEIDELIDAFQTLRRERRAGQILGQPGEFKPLIEEGGRLYHQRMLLHEERLAHAIDQMLQRPDQALEPGRVRTELKDVIEVHPATYTDGKKFYPVQPGKEQQLAALTALHAPLALITGGPGTGKTTIVVTILRLAARLGLEIADIALAAPTGKAANRMAESIRGQLGGVLDPTELDTRLLTELPAPATLHRLLGYSPRTGTFRHNRNHRLSAKLVVVDEASMIDLFMMEALAQALADDARLVLLGDADQLPSVDTGAVLRDLLPELPATDVPWRELAIEPMAAQPGKGRTARNAVRLTKSHRMRDDDPFGKAILEVAQAVGNGFEGLPAGELPSQIQRVEDVSMASWQGVELWTPPSRGGDADEKPTADLKAFVAAWFKTHIGSERCKKLSSHTYKRQADGTFDEQAALKELMGHYARARVLTLTRVFATGSESLNRQFHRAFGQFRGSKKAEAQGGAGDNQTRYGHYVGEPVMMLRNDYGRDLFNGDQGVVVRCNDAGGQTQPFAVFERGERLVAYPLGELRDDLVHAYAMTVHKSQGSEFRHIAVVLPAQDMPLLTRELLYTGITRASKSVLLVGSERLLGVGAERRARRFSGVGGRLGGDD from the coding sequence ATGACACAGCTGGATCTGTTGGGCGAGCGCGCGGGCGAGCAGGCGCAGGATGGCGCCGAAGAGCGCGAGGTGAGCGGCGCGCGCGGGGTCTTTGCGCGCGCGTTTCGTGTGGACGCGAGCCTGCTCAGCGCCCGCGACGTCTCGTCGCTGGCCGACCACCTTGATGGGCAGGGCATCTCGAAGGCGCGCTTTAATCTGGCGCTCAACCTGGTGTCGATGCAGCGCGACTTAAGCGCCAGCGAGCACCGCGCGCTCCTGATGGTCGTGCTCGCCAGCATTCTCGCGCAGTCGATGGGGAGCACGTACATGCCCCTCGATGAAGATGGCGGTGCGTATTTGAAGGCGACGCTGACGCAGCTCCTGCCCCAACCGGTGCCGGCGGGGTGGGAGATCGATGAGCTGATCGACGCTTTTCAAACGCTGCGTCGGGAGCGGCGCGCCGGGCAGATTCTCGGTCAGCCTGGCGAGTTTAAGCCGCTGATCGAGGAGGGCGGCAGGCTCTACCACCAGCGGATGCTCCTGCATGAAGAGCGCCTGGCCCATGCCATCGACCAGATGCTGCAGCGCCCCGATCAGGCGCTGGAGCCGGGGCGGGTGCGCACGGAGCTCAAAGACGTGATCGAGGTGCACCCGGCCACCTACACCGACGGCAAGAAGTTCTACCCGGTGCAGCCCGGCAAAGAGCAGCAGCTCGCCGCGCTCACCGCCCTGCACGCTCCGCTGGCGCTGATCACCGGGGGGCCGGGCACGGGTAAGACGACGATCGTCGTGACGATTCTGCGTCTGGCCGCGCGCCTGGGCCTGGAGATTGCCGACATCGCGCTGGCCGCGCCCACTGGCAAGGCGGCAAACCGTATGGCGGAGTCGATCCGCGGGCAGCTCGGCGGCGTGCTCGACCCGACCGAGCTCGACACTCGCCTGCTCACCGAGCTCCCCGCCCCCGCCACGCTGCACCGCCTGCTCGGCTACTCGCCGCGTACCGGCACTTTTCGGCATAACCGCAACCACCGCCTGAGCGCGAAGCTCGTGGTGGTGGATGAGGCCTCGATGATCGACCTCTTTATGATGGAGGCGCTCGCACAGGCCCTGGCCGACGACGCGCGCCTGGTGTTGTTGGGCGACGCCGACCAGCTGCCCTCGGTCGATACCGGCGCGGTGCTGCGCGATCTTCTCCCGGAGCTGCCCGCCACCGACGTGCCCTGGCGCGAGCTCGCCATCGAGCCGATGGCAGCCCAACCCGGAAAAGGTCGCACTGCGCGCAACGCCGTGCGCCTGACCAAAAGCCACCGTATGCGCGACGACGACCCCTTCGGCAAGGCGATCCTCGAGGTGGCTCAGGCCGTGGGCAACGGATTTGAAGGCCTGCCCGCGGGCGAGCTTCCCTCGCAGATTCAGCGTGTTGAGGATGTGAGCATGGCGAGCTGGCAGGGCGTCGAGCTCTGGACCCCGCCTTCTCGCGGCGGCGACGCCGACGAGAAACCGACGGCTGACCTCAAAGCCTTTGTGGCCGCCTGGTTCAAGACCCACATCGGCAGCGAGCGCTGCAAAAAGCTCAGCTCCCACACGTACAAGCGCCAGGCCGACGGTACGTTTGATGAGCAGGCGGCGCTCAAAGAGCTGATGGGCCACTACGCCCGCGCTCGCGTGCTCACCCTGACCCGCGTCTTTGCCACCGGCTCCGAGTCGCTCAACCGCCAGTTCCACCGCGCCTTTGGCCAGTTCCGCGGCTCCAAAAAAGCCGAAGCGCAGGGGGGGGCCGGCGACAACCAAACCCGCTACGGCCATTACGTCGGCGAGCCGGTGATGATGCTGCGCAACGACTACGGGCGCGATCTTTTCAATGGGGATCAGGGCGTCGTCGTCCGGTGCAACGACGCCGGCGGCCAGACCCAGCCCTTCGCCGTCTTCGAACGCGGCGAACGCCTGGTGGCCTACCCCCTTGGCGAGCTCCGCGACGACCTGGTGCACGCCTACGCCATGACCGTCCACAAGAGCCAGGGCTCGGAGTTCCGCCACATCGCCGTGGTGCTCCCGGCGCAGGACATGCCGCTTTTGACCCGCGAGCTCCTCTACACGGGCATCACGCGGGCGAGTAAGAGCGTGCTTCTGGTGGGGTCAGAACGCCTGCTCGGCGTGGGGGCGGAGCGCCGCGCGCGGAGGTTCTCGGGGGTGGGGGGGCGGTTGGGGGGCGACGACTGA